In Oligoflexia bacterium, the following are encoded in one genomic region:
- a CDS encoding TIGR02147 family protein — protein sequence MKDINLFAYTNYRNFLQDFYQLKKLNSKAFTYKLFAEKAGLNSPNYMKLIMDGRRNLTYKNLRGFCEALEFDEKQAEFFKNLVLFNQAKTEKDIIFYQKQMQAVLDLNQKNLLQKDQYGVYASFYTLVIKELILLNFKQQSPKSIAKKLNYALSPEQVKTALKKLEDLNLIKKNSDGDYKSVQQSMQTPNLIKSSRVYDYYQHLLKIASDALKEQSDVERCFSTLTVAVNKQDLPKAFDMIHEFRDHLDKMFIASKKYDAVYQLSIQLFRLDKDDE from the coding sequence ATGAAAGATATCAACCTATTTGCATATACAAATTATAGAAACTTCTTACAAGATTTCTATCAACTCAAAAAACTAAATTCAAAAGCTTTTACGTATAAACTTTTTGCAGAAAAAGCAGGTCTAAATTCACCCAATTATATGAAATTAATTATGGATGGACGGCGGAATCTTACATACAAGAATTTAAGAGGTTTTTGTGAAGCTTTAGAGTTTGATGAAAAACAAGCTGAGTTTTTTAAAAATCTAGTTTTGTTCAATCAAGCTAAAACTGAAAAAGATATTATTTTTTATCAAAAACAAATGCAGGCTGTTCTTGATCTGAACCAAAAAAATTTACTGCAAAAAGATCAATACGGTGTTTATGCATCTTTTTATACCCTAGTGATTAAAGAACTTATCTTGCTTAACTTTAAACAACAAAGTCCAAAGTCAATTGCAAAAAAACTAAATTATGCCCTCAGTCCAGAGCAAGTGAAAACTGCACTAAAAAAGCTTGAAGACCTTAACCTGATTAAGAAAAATAGTGACGGAGACTACAAATCAGTTCAGCAAAGCATGCAAACCCCAAATTTAATAAAATCAAGTAGAGTCTATGATTACTATCAACATCTCTTGAAAATTGCTTCAGATGCGCTTAAAGAGCAAAGTGATGTTGAGCGCTGTTTTTCAACATTAACTGTCGCCGTTAATAAGCAAGATTTACCTAAAGCATTTGATATGATTCATGAGTTTAGGGATCATTTAGATAAAATGTTTATCGCATCAAAAAAATATGATGCAGTTTATCAGCTTTCTATACAACTGTTTCGATTGGATAAGGATGATGAATAG
- a CDS encoding HNH endonuclease gives MAESKVLVLNRCFSPIHITSLKRAICMIYMDVAKIVDENFQTFDFESWAELSIAQDESGLGLVDKVIKIPRVIVLQVYDKMPRNTVKLSRHNIFVRDQNTCQYCAKVLPKSELNLDHVVPRVKGGITSWKNIVCSCIKCNLKKGGRTPSEAGMKLLKQPKAPNWKESLFFSMRKKVYAEWKPFLNVVDYSYWNTELEQA, from the coding sequence TTGGCAGAGTCTAAAGTTTTAGTGCTAAACCGCTGCTTTTCTCCTATTCACATCACTTCCTTAAAACGTGCAATTTGCATGATCTACATGGATGTTGCTAAAATTGTTGATGAAAATTTTCAGACCTTTGATTTTGAGTCATGGGCAGAATTAAGTATTGCCCAAGATGAATCTGGTTTGGGTTTGGTGGATAAGGTGATTAAAATTCCACGCGTTATTGTTTTGCAAGTCTATGATAAAATGCCCCGCAATACAGTTAAGTTAAGTCGGCATAATATTTTTGTGCGTGACCAAAACACTTGTCAGTATTGTGCCAAAGTTCTTCCTAAATCAGAACTTAATTTAGATCATGTTGTTCCTAGGGTTAAAGGAGGTATTACCTCGTGGAAAAACATTGTTTGTAGTTGTATCAAGTGTAATTTAAAAAAGGGAGGTCGCACTCCAAGTGAAGCTGGCATGAAACTACTTAAACAACCTAAAGCGCCTAACTGGAAAGAAAGTTTGTTTTTTTCAATGCGTAAAAAAGTTTATGCAGAGTGGAAACCTTTTCTCAATGTGGTAGATTATAGTTATTGGAATACAGAACTTGAACAAGCTTAA
- a CDS encoding sigma 54-interacting transcriptional regulator — MANDTKIIRSGEQPTMLMLPKCKIVVTDKNEKASTHEIDKGRILIGGAETCDLQIKDDTVSRQHAEIIKMKEGYLIRDLDSTNGTYVGGLKIKEAYLSPQSIIKIGKSSIQFTPQDQELEIYPSKNDHYAGLIGKSLGMRKIFGVLDKVSPTNVSVVITGETGTGKELVAKAIHDTSKRNKAPFIVFDCGAVAENLIESELFGHEKGSFTGATATRQGAFELADGGTLFLDELGELSIDLQPKLLRALESGDIKRVGADRSKKVNVRVVAATNRNLKEEVKKGNFREDLYFRLSVVEVHLPALRKRKDDIKLLIDHFFELAKSDNPDKKIISIGHDAKQLLENYAWPGNIRELKNAIDRAMSFCEGHEVMVEHLPDYITGGSAGGDTNTGFSVASGSSVDSDLPFKEAKERWVESFEKDYLIDLLKKNDLNISKAAKQAGIDRKSVQRLLKKYDLNVKDL, encoded by the coding sequence ATGGCCAATGATACAAAAATTATTCGTTCTGGTGAGCAACCCACCATGCTCATGCTACCCAAGTGTAAAATTGTTGTAACTGATAAAAATGAAAAAGCATCTACACATGAGATTGACAAAGGTAGGATATTGATTGGTGGAGCTGAAACTTGTGACCTTCAGATTAAAGACGATACAGTTTCAAGACAGCATGCAGAAATTATTAAAATGAAAGAGGGATACCTCATCCGTGACTTGGATTCTACCAATGGTACCTATGTGGGGGGATTAAAAATTAAAGAGGCGTATTTATCACCACAATCTATTATTAAAATTGGTAAAAGCAGTATTCAATTTACCCCGCAAGATCAAGAGTTAGAAATCTATCCTTCCAAAAATGATCATTATGCCGGTCTTATTGGTAAGTCTCTTGGTATGCGTAAAATTTTTGGAGTTTTGGATAAAGTATCCCCCACCAATGTCTCAGTGGTGATTACCGGTGAAACCGGTACCGGTAAAGAGCTGGTGGCCAAAGCCATTCATGACACTTCCAAACGCAATAAAGCACCGTTTATTGTTTTTGATTGTGGCGCGGTTGCAGAAAACTTGATTGAGTCAGAATTGTTTGGCCATGAAAAAGGTTCATTCACCGGTGCCACGGCAACCCGGCAAGGGGCGTTTGAACTGGCAGATGGCGGAACCTTATTTTTAGATGAGCTGGGTGAATTGTCTATTGATTTACAACCTAAGCTCTTAAGAGCACTTGAAAGTGGTGACATTAAAAGAGTGGGTGCGGATAGAAGCAAAAAAGTTAATGTCAGAGTGGTGGCAGCAACCAATCGCAATTTAAAAGAAGAAGTTAAAAAAGGGAATTTTAGAGAAGATCTTTATTTTAGGTTGTCGGTTGTGGAAGTACATTTACCAGCTTTGCGTAAGCGCAAAGATGATATCAAACTGTTGATTGACCATTTTTTTGAATTGGCCAAATCTGATAATCCAGACAAAAAAATTATATCCATAGGTCATGATGCCAAGCAGTTGTTAGAAAATTATGCTTGGCCAGGGAATATCAGGGAATTGAAAAATGCCATTGATAGAGCCATGAGTTTTTGTGAAGGCCATGAAGTCATGGTTGAGCATTTACCAGATTATATTACGGGCGGCAGTGCAGGAGGGGATACCAATACCGGATTTTCTGTTGCTTCTGGATCATCTGTGGATAGTGATTTGCCGTTTAAAGAGGCCAAAGAACGTTGGGTGGAATCCTTTGAAAAAGATTATTTGATTGATTTGCTTAAAAAGAATGATTTAAATATTTCCAAAGCAGCCAAACAAGCTGGCATTGATCGAAAATCCGTGCAACGCTTGCTCAAAAAATACGATCTTAATGTTAAGGATTTATGA
- a CDS encoding permease-like cell division protein FtsX, whose product MNISGSLRYFIGLAFKSLWQDRRVHFQSIFSLYLVLMCILSLLFLSQNLQQTIANMASQVQISVYMDEKASSDDIEQMKKAQCRDDFIDTCNIISQNEAKKRFLDSNPNLKATIEHLQGNPFPSSIEILIKKDFSDETALQRKIQYLETLSLVEEVVSDQVLAKKWFTILKILKWALAVVICFSFLVLLGITSHVVGLLTYMKQKQIEIMSLIGATDAMVAITFMTCAVMNSLIALFLALLSFALLVTWLQDYLQNALNMPWISLSYFNTWVLLFMAVFAFFIGSIGGYLGVKRFLK is encoded by the coding sequence ATGAATATTTCAGGTTCATTGAGATATTTTATTGGTCTGGCCTTTAAAAGTCTTTGGCAAGATAGACGCGTACATTTTCAATCTATTTTTTCTTTGTATCTGGTTTTAATGTGTATTTTATCTTTATTGTTTTTAAGTCAAAACCTACAGCAAACCATTGCCAATATGGCATCGCAAGTTCAAATCTCAGTGTATATGGATGAAAAAGCGAGTTCAGATGACATTGAGCAAATGAAAAAAGCCCAATGCAGAGATGACTTTATTGATACATGTAATATTATTAGTCAAAACGAGGCTAAGAAAAGGTTTTTAGATAGCAACCCAAACCTAAAAGCCACCATAGAACATCTACAAGGCAATCCTTTCCCCAGTTCAATTGAAATTTTAATCAAAAAAGATTTTAGTGATGAAACAGCCTTGCAGCGCAAAATTCAATATTTAGAAACGCTATCCTTGGTGGAAGAAGTTGTTAGTGACCAGGTCTTAGCTAAAAAATGGTTTACCATTTTAAAGATTTTAAAATGGGCATTGGCTGTGGTGATCTGTTTTTCATTTTTAGTGTTGTTAGGAATTACTTCACATGTGGTGGGTTTGTTAACCTACATGAAGCAAAAGCAAATAGAAATCATGAGTTTGATTGGTGCAACAGATGCAATGGTTGCCATAACATTTATGACGTGTGCAGTGATGAACAGTTTGATTGCTTTATTTTTAGCGCTGCTTAGCTTTGCTTTATTGGTAACGTGGCTACAAGACTATTTGCAAAATGCTTTAAACATGCCTTGGATCAGTTTGAGTTATTTTAATACCTGGGTATTACTGTTTATGGCAGTTTTTGCTTTTTTTATTGGTAGCATTGGTGGTTACCTTGGAGTTAAAAGGTTCTTAAAATGA
- the tolQ gene encoding protein TolQ, which produces MEFNITHLILNAGPVVKLVMLILLIFSIVSWGIIFNKRSLLKKTLAKSNDFSKYFWDGPSLDAAYKKAHQLSHSATAALYMQSYTEYKKLQQSYGEQKMHALPFSEIRESLERSIEKSISQQTGDLAKRLSFLATTANSAPFIGLFGTVWGIMNSFLNIGAKGATNLAVVAPGISEALIATALGLFAAIPAAIGYNYCNTLLAEIKRSMQHFGLDFLNALKRAKVQE; this is translated from the coding sequence ATGGAATTTAATATTACGCACCTTATTTTAAATGCTGGGCCAGTTGTTAAATTGGTCATGCTTATTCTACTTATTTTTTCTATTGTTTCTTGGGGGATTATCTTTAATAAACGATCTCTCTTAAAAAAAACATTGGCCAAATCTAATGATTTTTCTAAGTATTTCTGGGATGGCCCCAGCTTAGATGCAGCCTACAAAAAAGCCCATCAATTATCACACAGTGCAACGGCAGCCCTTTATATGCAAAGTTACACTGAATATAAAAAACTTCAACAGAGCTATGGTGAACAAAAAATGCATGCCTTACCTTTTTCAGAAATAAGAGAAAGTTTAGAGCGCAGTATTGAAAAGTCTATTTCACAACAAACCGGTGACCTTGCTAAACGTTTAAGTTTTTTAGCCACCACGGCCAACTCTGCACCATTTATTGGTTTATTTGGAACAGTATGGGGAATCATGAACTCATTCTTAAACATTGGAGCCAAAGGTGCCACAAATTTAGCCGTGGTAGCTCCAGGAATATCTGAAGCTTTGATTGCAACTGCTCTTGGTTTATTTGCTGCCATTCCAGCTGCCATTGGTTACAATTACTGTAATACTTTGCTTGCTGAAATCAAACGCAGTATGCAGCATTTTGGTCTGGATTTTTTAAATGCTTTAAAACGTGCCAAAGTTCAAGAGTAA
- the meaB gene encoding methylmalonyl Co-A mutase-associated GTPase MeaB, giving the protein MEQLVKQLLEGDRRALARLLSIVEEQSPKAFDALELLWGKSQQAPSVGITGPAGAGKSTLVDASIKHLRDQNKKVGVVAVDPTSPFTGGAVLGDRIRMQRHSGDENVYIRSMGSRGKTGGISFATRAFIHILSAFGLEELMVETVGAGQSETSVVEVVDTTVVVLVPEAGDAIQALKAGMLEIADVYVVNKKDRDGADQVVFDIESMLSMGSNKSAWQPKIIQTQATNGEGVDELWTAIEEHRVFLQQEQKSEQEILRSRKRELRELLEMLLLYRTQNILDNDKSLKEKLIQPKAPNLYMLASDLIKNI; this is encoded by the coding sequence ATGGAACAACTCGTAAAGCAATTATTAGAGGGTGACAGACGGGCTTTAGCGCGTTTGTTATCTATTGTAGAAGAACAAAGTCCAAAAGCTTTTGACGCTTTGGAGTTATTATGGGGTAAAAGTCAACAAGCTCCTAGTGTTGGGATAACCGGTCCAGCAGGAGCGGGTAAAAGCACCTTGGTAGATGCGTCCATCAAACATTTGCGGGATCAAAATAAAAAAGTGGGTGTGGTTGCGGTTGATCCAACCAGCCCTTTTACCGGTGGAGCGGTTTTGGGCGACAGAATCCGTATGCAACGCCACAGTGGCGATGAAAATGTCTACATCAGAAGTATGGGTAGCCGCGGTAAAACCGGGGGTATTTCTTTTGCGACACGTGCCTTTATTCATATTTTATCTGCTTTTGGTTTAGAAGAACTTATGGTGGAGACCGTGGGCGCTGGCCAAAGTGAGACCTCTGTAGTGGAAGTCGTGGATACCACGGTTGTGGTTTTGGTCCCTGAAGCTGGAGATGCCATTCAAGCACTTAAAGCAGGGATGTTAGAAATTGCAGATGTATACGTGGTGAATAAAAAAGATAGAGACGGCGCAGACCAAGTGGTGTTTGATATTGAATCCATGCTTTCAATGGGATCCAATAAAAGCGCATGGCAGCCAAAAATCATTCAAACCCAAGCCACCAATGGTGAAGGCGTAGATGAATTATGGACAGCCATTGAAGAACACAGAGTTTTTTTACAGCAGGAACAAAAATCAGAACAAGAGATTTTACGCAGTCGTAAACGTGAGCTTAGAGAGCTTTTGGAGATGTTGCTCTTGTACAGAACGCAAAATATCTTGGACAATGACAAAAGCCTCAAAGAAAAACTGATCCAACCAAAGGCTCCCAATTTATACATGCTGGCATCAGACCTAATTAAAAATATATAA
- a CDS encoding peptidoglycan DD-metalloendopeptidase family protein, which translates to MICLSKQYCLLLMVSLFFFQSESFAQESKIKQIKGKIKQEQRKLAEVKTRESSILKQLKRFDLRLEELQTEVKQEKSKLRKINQKINHISNDIVKTEQKKAALDQEISKQLKNTYKYGKPQEALDVFNFDEVQWARRNERVYKLWYKHNYDVLLQSEALLAQLQSQQNKLQLEKDKQQASIRELAATEKKLKQQRSEKDALLKRVLGQKEFYEKNIAELKIAEKKMNRLMRSLQSKNTADSQFAKLKGDLPWPTDGKVFEKYGAYFDQKLKVKLYRKGIRIRAKKDAEVTAIHDGRVVYAGWFDGYGRVVILDHGDGYFSLYAHLGKVFKDKNQMTIVGDVIGYVGDTGTVYGDHLYFELRQKGLTIDPLDWLE; encoded by the coding sequence ATGATTTGTTTGAGCAAACAATATTGTTTGTTGTTGATGGTGAGCTTATTTTTTTTTCAAAGTGAGTCTTTTGCTCAAGAAAGTAAAATAAAACAAATCAAAGGTAAAATTAAACAAGAGCAAAGAAAACTTGCTGAAGTTAAAACCAGAGAGAGCTCTATTTTAAAACAATTAAAACGTTTTGACTTGCGTTTAGAAGAGTTACAAACTGAAGTAAAGCAAGAAAAAAGTAAGCTTAGAAAAATCAATCAGAAAATAAATCATATAAGCAATGATATTGTTAAAACAGAACAGAAAAAAGCTGCTTTGGATCAAGAAATATCCAAACAGCTCAAGAATACGTATAAATATGGCAAACCACAAGAGGCCTTAGATGTATTTAATTTTGATGAGGTTCAATGGGCAAGGCGAAATGAGAGAGTTTACAAGCTTTGGTACAAACATAATTATGACGTGCTTTTGCAAAGTGAAGCCCTTTTAGCGCAACTTCAATCACAACAAAATAAGTTGCAACTAGAAAAAGATAAACAACAAGCAAGCATAAGAGAGTTGGCTGCAACTGAGAAAAAACTAAAACAACAAAGGTCTGAAAAAGATGCTTTACTTAAACGTGTTTTAGGTCAAAAAGAATTTTATGAAAAAAACATCGCTGAGCTAAAAATTGCTGAGAAAAAAATGAATCGCTTGATGCGATCTTTACAGTCAAAAAACACTGCGGATAGCCAGTTTGCTAAATTAAAAGGTGATTTGCCATGGCCAACGGACGGAAAAGTGTTTGAAAAATATGGGGCCTACTTTGATCAAAAACTGAAAGTTAAGTTATACCGCAAAGGTATTAGAATTAGAGCAAAAAAAGATGCAGAAGTAACAGCCATTCATGACGGTAGAGTGGTTTATGCTGGATGGTTTGATGGCTATGGTAGGGTGGTTATTTTAGATCATGGGGATGGCTACTTTTCTTTGTATGCTCACCTGGGTAAAGTATTTAAAGATAAAAACCAAATGACCATTGTTGGCGATGTTATTGGTTATGTAGGGGACACTGGCACAGTTTATGGTGACCATTTGTACTTTGAACTGAGACAAAAAGGTTTAACGATAGATCCTTTAGATTGGTTAGAATAA
- the coaE gene encoding dephospho-CoA kinase (Dephospho-CoA kinase (CoaE) performs the final step in coenzyme A biosynthesis.) encodes MYKYCMLIVGITGGIACGKSMVSNYLLSLGYPVIDADEEVKALYQTQETKDFILNTFGTLDKRELRSIVFNDAKLKRVLEQHLHPRVYHNILLKIQKQQRQNQAPFLFVVIPLLFESRHLYPFDHVCCISCSPQVQLQRLMARDSQTAQMSQKIIDQQLPLAYKESQSNYVIHNNQSQDQLKQDIDSWLKKLM; translated from the coding sequence ATGTACAAATACTGCATGTTAATTGTTGGCATCACTGGCGGTATTGCTTGCGGAAAGAGTATGGTTTCCAATTACTTGCTGTCTTTGGGTTACCCCGTGATTGATGCGGATGAAGAAGTCAAGGCTCTCTACCAAACTCAAGAGACCAAAGATTTTATCCTCAACACTTTTGGAACCCTTGATAAACGAGAACTCAGAAGCATTGTTTTTAATGATGCTAAACTCAAACGAGTGCTTGAACAGCATTTACACCCCAGGGTTTATCATAATATTTTGCTTAAAATTCAAAAGCAACAACGCCAAAATCAGGCTCCCTTCTTGTTTGTGGTGATTCCTTTGCTGTTTGAATCCAGACATCTTTACCCCTTTGATCACGTTTGCTGTATATCCTGCAGTCCACAAGTGCAGTTACAGAGATTAATGGCAAGAGACTCGCAAACTGCGCAAATGTCACAAAAAATCATTGATCAACAACTTCCCTTGGCTTACAAAGAATCCCAATCTAATTATGTAATTCACAACAATCAGTCCCAGGATCAGCTTAAACAAGACATTGACTCTTGGCTAAAAAAACTAATGTAA
- the ftsE gene encoding cell division ATP-binding protein FtsE has product MINLFQVSKAYTPGEEVLDGLSLDIQKGEFICLTGKSGAGKTTLLRMIFCEDFPDSGQVIIDGRNISRINRRDIARLRRSIGVVFQDYKLIDEYTVYENIALRLRILGEKKDSIKEKVEEILSMVGLEHRSHHLPTALSGGEQQRVAIARALVNHPKILLADEPTGNLDEQKSKDIIELLKFINLRGTTILMVTHNHALIDMIHKRHIHLHNGRVGLP; this is encoded by the coding sequence ATGATTAATTTATTTCAGGTCAGCAAGGCGTATACGCCCGGTGAAGAAGTTTTGGATGGACTTAGTTTAGATATTCAAAAAGGAGAGTTTATCTGTTTAACTGGCAAAAGTGGGGCAGGTAAGACAACCTTACTAAGAATGATTTTCTGCGAAGATTTTCCAGATAGCGGCCAGGTCATCATTGATGGCCGTAATATTTCTAGAATCAATAGAAGAGATATTGCTCGTTTACGCCGTAGTATTGGCGTTGTTTTTCAAGATTATAAATTGATTGATGAATATACCGTGTATGAAAACATTGCTTTACGCTTGCGCATCCTAGGTGAAAAAAAAGATAGTATTAAGGAAAAAGTTGAAGAAATTTTATCCATGGTGGGCTTAGAACACAGAAGTCATCATCTGCCAACAGCTTTGTCTGGAGGAGAACAGCAAAGAGTTGCCATTGCCAGAGCTTTGGTCAATCACCCTAAAATTCTTTTAGCAGATGAGCCAACAGGTAATTTGGATGAGCAAAAGTCTAAAGATATTATTGAGTTATTAAAGTTTATTAACTTGCGTGGAACAACCATTTTAATGGTTACACACAACCATGCTTTGATTGATATGATTCATAAACGTCACATTCACTTGCATAATGGTAGAGTGGGGTTGCCATGA
- the purQ gene encoding phosphoribosylformylglycinamidine synthase I, which translates to MTKTVKDSRLPGMEILQAKKAQVGVLVFPGTNCDQETHHVFENLMGLKTKYHWHDESLAADDYNLLVLPGGFSYGDYLRSGAMAKFSPALENIKDFIAAGGHVLGICNGFQILLELGLLPGALTRNKEAKFISDKVYLKVEHNDNPFLNQYQQEQVVQLPIAHADGRYYADEETLKILEDKGQVVLRYCDQDGQLNEASNVNGSKHAIAGLISENKQVMGLMPHPERCCEAVLGCDQGKAFFDSIHSLWNNS; encoded by the coding sequence TTGACCAAAACGGTTAAAGATTCTAGATTGCCGGGTATGGAAATACTGCAAGCAAAAAAAGCGCAGGTAGGGGTTTTGGTTTTTCCTGGAACCAACTGTGATCAAGAAACCCATCATGTTTTTGAAAATCTTATGGGTCTTAAGACCAAGTACCATTGGCACGATGAAAGTTTGGCAGCAGATGATTACAATCTTTTGGTTTTACCAGGAGGCTTTTCCTATGGTGATTATTTGCGTTCTGGAGCCATGGCCAAATTTTCACCGGCCTTAGAAAATATTAAAGACTTTATTGCTGCTGGAGGTCATGTTTTAGGGATTTGCAATGGTTTTCAGATATTATTGGAGCTAGGGTTGTTGCCAGGTGCTTTGACACGCAATAAGGAAGCAAAATTTATCAGTGACAAGGTTTATCTTAAGGTTGAACATAATGATAACCCTTTTTTAAATCAATATCAGCAAGAACAGGTTGTGCAACTGCCTATTGCGCATGCGGATGGTCGTTACTATGCAGATGAAGAAACCTTAAAAATTTTAGAAGATAAAGGACAAGTGGTTTTAAGATACTGTGATCAAGATGGTCAGCTCAATGAAGCAAGCAATGTCAATGGTTCAAAACATGCCATTGCCGGTTTAATCAGTGAAAATAAACAGGTGATGGGTTTGATGCCGCATCCAGAACGCTGTTGTGAAGCTGTTTTAGGCTGTGATCAAGGTAAAGCGTTTTTTGACTCTATTCATAGCTTATGGAACAACTCGTAA
- the ybgF gene encoding tol-pal system protein YbgF, whose protein sequence is MLKKINQTLPIISATMLFFMSACAQKTVAVSGIEDAKKIDDLQTQIKVLENRLDHVTDQMNIMRDTMETLQVKSEQEKSDYVPLNNSQTNASLKVASENFLGVGELKTATQSKWTNADLKNKNSNVKSKTVKTSAKKTDKAINLYNSAYKLYQVGEYKTARKSFLDFLQDYPKHTYADNALFWLAESYYNESNCPQALFYYERVLKEYPQENKIPESLYKKTSCLIKTSQEDEAKQALLNLIKTFPGHPSTQKAKKKFLAKLVN, encoded by the coding sequence ATGTTGAAAAAAATTAATCAAACTCTACCCATCATAAGTGCGACAATGCTATTTTTTATGAGCGCATGTGCACAAAAAACAGTTGCTGTCAGCGGGATTGAAGACGCAAAAAAAATAGATGATTTGCAAACCCAGATAAAAGTTTTAGAAAATCGTTTAGATCATGTCACAGATCAAATGAATATTATGCGCGACACCATGGAGACTTTGCAAGTAAAGTCAGAACAAGAAAAATCTGACTATGTCCCCCTGAACAATAGCCAAACCAATGCATCACTTAAAGTGGCATCAGAAAACTTTTTAGGGGTGGGTGAATTAAAAACTGCGACTCAGTCCAAGTGGACCAATGCGGATTTAAAAAATAAAAATTCAAATGTAAAAAGTAAAACAGTAAAAACCAGTGCTAAAAAAACAGATAAAGCCATCAATTTATACAATTCAGCCTACAAGCTCTATCAGGTAGGAGAGTATAAAACGGCAAGAAAAAGTTTTTTAGACTTTTTACAAGATTATCCAAAACATACGTATGCTGATAATGCTTTGTTTTGGTTAGCTGAATCTTATTACAATGAAAGCAACTGTCCACAAGCTTTGTTTTATTATGAACGTGTTCTTAAGGAATACCCGCAAGAGAATAAAATTCCTGAATCTTTGTATAAAAAAACATCTTGTTTGATTAAAACATCGCAAGAAGATGAAGCCAAACAAGCCTTGTTGAACTTGATTAAAACTTTTCCGGGACATCCCAGTACCCAAAAAGCAAAGAAAAAATTTTTAGCCAAACTTGTTAACTAA
- a CDS encoding PilZ domain-containing protein, which translates to MFTHEKRLSRRFPSKIGVYTKDAKGLNFGMIRDLSRSGAYIETNNLKNVGMDYHFVFSNGVISAPVTAKIIRVKDSLFEGGQSGLAVDFSEKLSPMAKRLRDDLILYLMNEKHQSMWQTSSANVQIKKLVL; encoded by the coding sequence ATGTTTACGCATGAAAAAAGATTATCTCGTCGATTTCCAAGTAAAATTGGAGTGTACACCAAAGATGCCAAAGGTTTAAACTTTGGTATGATTAGAGATTTGTCGCGATCCGGAGCCTATATAGAAACCAACAATTTAAAAAATGTGGGAATGGATTATCATTTTGTTTTTTCCAATGGTGTGATCTCAGCACCTGTGACAGCAAAAATTATTAGAGTAAAAGACAGCTTATTTGAAGGTGGGCAATCTGGTTTGGCCGTAGATTTTTCTGAAAAATTAAGTCCCATGGCCAAACGTCTTAGAGATGACCTTATTTTGTATTTAATGAATGAAAAGCACCAAAGCATGTGGCAAACATCTTCAGCCAATGTCCAAATTAAAAAGCTGGTTTTATAG